The window CCGATGCGGATGGCGGTGGCGATGGTTTGAGGATTCTCGATGATCCTGTTTTGAACGATTGCCGCCGAGCCCTCGGCTTCGAATGCCATCATCTTGGGACGGATTTTGGCCCTGCCTGCCTGATGATATTCCACAAATCCCTTCCAATAGGCGGTGATATTGCCCGCATTCCCCAGGGGAAGGAAAAGATAGTCCGGCGCTGTCTCCAGTGCATCGACGATCTCAAAGGCGGAAGTCTTCTGGCCTTCAATTCGAAATGGATTGAGGGAGTTGACCAGGGTAATAGGATGCTTTTCGGTGATGGTGCGCACCATCTTCAGTGCCTGATCGAAATTGCCGTCGACGCTGATGACCTGTGCTCCGAATATCATGGCCTGGGCCAGCTTCCCCAGAGCGATGTTCCCTTTGGGCACCAGAACGAATACCTTCAGTCCAAAACGTGCCCCGTAAGCAGCCGCTGAGGCGCTGGTATTTCCGGTGGAAGCGCAGGCAATCGCTTTGCTGCCCTCCTCCACAGCTTTGGCCACGGCAAAAACCATCCCTCGATCCTTGAACGAACCGGTGGGATTGCAGCCCTCAAGCTTGAAATAGAGCTCGCAACCCAGTTCCTTCTCCAGCTTGCGAGAGCGAACCAGCGGGGTATTTCCCTCGCCGATGGTCAGGATCGGTGTGTTGAGAGTCATAGGAAGAAAATCGCGGTATTTTTCTATCAAGCATTGCATTTGAATCAATCCTCAACTCGTATAAGATTACTGATCTCCCTCACTACCTCAATCTGCTTCATCTGGATTATTGCCTGCTGCATGGCACGTTCCTGTGCGGGGTGGGTCATAATCACGATTTCGGCGCTTCTGGATTGGCTGTGAGCTTCTTTCTGGATGGCCGATGAGATGCTGATGAGATTATCCCCAAACACCTTGGTGATTTTGGCCAGCACGCCGGGCTGGTCTCCGATAGTCATCCGAATATAATATCGAGTTTCGATATCCTCCATCGGAATGACTTTCTTGGGCACATCAAGGTGCAACCCTGATTTCTCTCGCTTACCCAGAACAATATTCCGCGCCAGGTGAATCGCATCGGCGACGACGGCATTGGCGGTAGGGTCGGCACCTGCGCCTCGGCCATAAAATATGATTCTGCCGGAGAGGTCTCCCTCGGTCTGTATGGCGTAGAATACCCCATCTACTTTTGCCAAGAGCATATTTTCCGGGATGAACACAGGATGAACCCTCACTTGAACCGCTGGCCCTTCGTTCTTGGCGATGGCCAGGAGCTTGATGGCATATCCCAGCTCCTTGGCATAGCGGAAATCCTGAGATGCGATGCGGGAGATACCCTCGCGATAGACATCCTCGGGGCGGATATCGGTGTGGAAGGCGATAGTAGCCAGAATAGCGATCTTGTAAGCGGCGTCGATTCCCTCGATATCGTTGCGGGGATCGGTCTCCGCGTATCCTAGAGCCTGGGCTTCCCTGAGCGCCACGGAGAATTCCAGCCCTTCCTTATCCATCCGGGTCAGGATATAGTTGGTGGTGCCGTTGATGATGGTATGGATGGCCGATATGGCATTGATCTGAAGGGTTTGTTCCAGAGGAGCGATGAGTGGAATGCCGCCGCCCACGCTGGCTTCATATAACAGGCCCACATGATGCTCATCAGCCAATGCCAGAAGCTCAGGTCCATACTTGGAGATGACCTCCTTGTTGGCAGTGACGACGTGTTTGCCGCTCTTGATGGCTTTTTCGATGAAGTCACGGGCGGGGACTTCCCCCCCGATCAGTTCAATGACGATATCGATATCGGAATCCAGGAGGATATCTTGCGCGTTGGGGGTAAACGTGTGAGGGTCGATTAGCGCTGAGTGCTGTTTTGTCCTATCGAAGTCCGCGACTCTCTTCAATTGGAGGGGAACGCCAATCTGCTTGGCAATGGAATCGGGTCTTTCTCTGAGGATTTTCGCCACACCACTACCGATGACCCCTAACCCGATTAAGCCGACGTTGATCCTATCTCTCACCCCAGATCACTCCCACTCAGAAAAGGAACTCATTGCAGGGCTTTTTGTATTGCCAAGGTTTTCAGTTCGGCGGATAGTAAGTCCGTCACGGTGAACGTCTTGCTTTGTTCCTCAAACCAAGCGTTGAATGATGCATTGATCAGCTGGTCTCTTTGGGCTTCTTCCACCAGCCGGGAGTCTTCCCTCTCCAGGACCTGGATGATCCAATAATCCGTGTTATCTGCCGATGTGCTTGCGGGGATCGGTTTGCTGAGAGCTCCCAGCTCTAGGCTGAAGGTAGCTTCCTTAAAACTCTCTCCATATTTGGCGATTGATATATCTCCGGGAAGCCAGCCCAAGTCCCCCCCGCTAACCCTCGATGGGGTGTCTGTGGAGGACTCCTCAGCTAAAGCGGAGAAATCTTCACCGCTGGCCAGTCTCGCTTTTATTGTTTCACGGACTTTTTCAGGATCTTCATTGCCGGGGCTTACTGTCGGCTCTTCAACCTGTCCCTCTTCCGCGGTGATGGATACCGAGTTGATCTCAGTAACTGCAGCCTTGACATCAATCAGAATTCCTTGCACGCGCGCTTGAGGCATTTCTTTGGCAACGTCCTTCTCACCGATGTAATCTCGGACCTTCTCTTGCAAGATATTCAGCGAGATCTGTTGCCGGTAGAACTTTTCGGATATCCCGATGCTCTTCAATTGTTTAAGAAGCGTATTATAGGAAGCGGTTGGAGTCGGAGTGAGAGTGGCATCGGGGGTCTGCTCCGAACTGTTTTCCGATGCTTCGGGCGGAGCGAACTGCTCCTCGATGTTTGCATCGATCTCTGCCTCTGTTACTCCCAGGCCCAGTGTCAGCGCAAGCTGCCGAATCATTTCCTGAGACTGCATTGCATTGAATATGTATTGGGCAAAGTCGGCGTGATAAGATGAAGTGTACTGGCTTATCCCGGCGAAGCGGAGAAGCTTGACATAATCGCCGAGGTCGAAGGATCGATCATTGACTTTAAGGATGGTCTCGTGGTCTTCTTCGTTCTGGCTTTGGGCATGATCATAGAAAGCATAGCCCACCAACCCCAAGACGAGAACGATAACGGCAGATACCGAAATGAGTATAATTTGCTGCCTCTGCTGTTCTTTCTCCCAGCGCGAGGCTCGTCCTCTGGTAACCGCCCATTCCGGGCGCTCTTTGTTGTTTTTAGCCACAGATAAAATACCTTTCCAGCACAAGCCCCAGGAAACCTTAAATCCCGGGGGATGATCGAAGTTCTTCTGTACCGAGGGCGTTTATGAGAATCGATCCCTGGTCCCTACACCACCACTCCCACGGATATGCTCTGCCGTATAGGGCAGAAGGGCAAGATACCGGGCCCTCTTCAGGGATGCACTTAGCAGCCTTTGATGTCTGGCGCAAACACCGGTTCTATGCCGAGGCTCCATCCTGCCGCGATCAGAGATGAATCGACGCAGCATCTCAACCTCTTTGTAATCGATTTTCTTGGATCTATCCACACAGAACGGACAGACCTTACGTTTTGGAATATATCTTCTTCTTTCCCGTATCACTTTTTCTCCATTGCCTAATGCGATTTATGTTCCAAAAACCCTATTCAAAGGGAAGTTCTTCTGGTTCGATTGCTTCTGCAATCTCGTCGAGCTCGGGCCCTTCTCCTTCAGGATGCATGCCCACTGCCCGGCGGTCAAGAAAGATAACCCTGCTAGCGTGAATTTCCACTCTGAATCG of the Dehalococcoidia bacterium genome contains:
- the rpsR gene encoding 30S ribosomal protein S18; translated protein: MRERRRYIPKRKVCPFCVDRSKKIDYKEVEMLRRFISDRGRMEPRHRTGVCARHQRLLSASLKRARYLALLPYTAEHIRGSGGVGTRDRFS
- a CDS encoding homoserine dehydrogenase: MRDRINVGLIGLGVIGSGVAKILRERPDSIAKQIGVPLQLKRVADFDRTKQHSALIDPHTFTPNAQDILLDSDIDIVIELIGGEVPARDFIEKAIKSGKHVVTANKEVISKYGPELLALADEHHVGLLYEASVGGGIPLIAPLEQTLQINAISAIHTIINGTTNYILTRMDKEGLEFSVALREAQALGYAETDPRNDIEGIDAAYKIAILATIAFHTDIRPEDVYREGISRIASQDFRYAKELGYAIKLLAIAKNEGPAVQVRVHPVFIPENMLLAKVDGVFYAIQTEGDLSGRIIFYGRGAGADPTANAVVADAIHLARNIVLGKREKSGLHLDVPKKVIPMEDIETRYYIRMTIGDQPGVLAKITKVFGDNLISISSAIQKEAHSQSRSAEIVIMTHPAQERAMQQAIIQMKQIEVVREISNLIRVED
- a CDS encoding peptidylprolyl isomerase; protein product: MAKNNKERPEWAVTRGRASRWEKEQQRQQIILISVSAVIVLVLGLVGYAFYDHAQSQNEEDHETILKVNDRSFDLGDYVKLLRFAGISQYTSSYHADFAQYIFNAMQSQEMIRQLALTLGLGVTEAEIDANIEEQFAPPEASENSSEQTPDATLTPTPTASYNTLLKQLKSIGISEKFYRQQISLNILQEKVRDYIGEKDVAKEMPQARVQGILIDVKAAVTEINSVSITAEEGQVEEPTVSPGNEDPEKVRETIKARLASGEDFSALAEESSTDTPSRVSGGDLGWLPGDISIAKYGESFKEATFSLELGALSKPIPASTSADNTDYWIIQVLEREDSRLVEEAQRDQLINASFNAWFEEQSKTFTVTDLLSAELKTLAIQKALQ
- the thrC gene encoding threonine synthase produces the protein MQCLIEKYRDFLPMTLNTPILTIGEGNTPLVRSRKLEKELGCELYFKLEGCNPTGSFKDRGMVFAVAKAVEEGSKAIACASTGNTSASAAAYGARFGLKVFVLVPKGNIALGKLAQAMIFGAQVISVDGNFDQALKMVRTITEKHPITLVNSLNPFRIEGQKTSAFEIVDALETAPDYLFLPLGNAGNITAYWKGFVEYHQAGRAKIRPKMMAFEAEGSAAIVQNRIIENPQTIATAIRIGNPASWKQAVAAREESGGVIDSVTDPQILHAYRRLAAEEGVFGEPASAASVAGLIKLAAKGLDLKKKKVVCIITGNGLKDPDTALKQASPINEVPADLSAIEKIMLAK